The following is a genomic window from Neodiprion pinetum isolate iyNeoPine1 chromosome 3, iyNeoPine1.2, whole genome shotgun sequence.
TTCCTCTTACATCGTGACATTGTTGCGTGCAAACGAGAAAGCAATTTTGTGCAGATTTGTGAACGTTGAGTGCGtcagatgcgcgcgcatcaaagtttaataaatttcaatcacaaGGTTGGCGACAATGATTGTTGACAATTTGTTGGGAACAGGGAAAATTGACTGTATGCAGGCTGCAGTGACTTAACCTCGCAAAGAGACCAAATACGACGATCGGACAATGACAATTTACCCCATTCTGTAGCGACAAATCCATTAACATACCGCAGTAGAAAGTATAATTAAATACTCTGCCAAAATGGCAAGTCAAATAAGTACAGCGATGGACAGCTTAAATGCTGCTGTAAAGTCGAATATAATACCAAACCAAGAATACCTTCTGCAAGGTTCGGTTATGGACAGTGCGGTGGAAGTCTTATTGCAAAGATTGAGAGGATTGTGCGATAACGTTGATAGTAGGCCGGAGACTTTTCGTGATCATGAAATGTGTTTCAGTATCAGGAGGTAAATCTCATTCTCTTTTTGCTGGTATACATTGTCGTTATTCACCCAGAGTGCTTAGTACTTCACATTGTTTGCATATTTTCTAGGTTTCAGATGCGGCTTTAAAATTGTAACTTGCCTATTGTGACAATTTATATTTcacgataataatataatgagccattattttcttccagcaaaatttaaaaatttactttgtgttttaaaaaagaagagcatttcaaatataaattttaaccTTTCAGAGGTCCTCCGCCAGAACAACCATTGTCGCTGAGGGTGAGAAGAGCCTTAGATCATCAGGATATGCCTTGGCAGCTACGTTACATCGGACAACCCGAGCTAGGTGACAAGTCTAGACCGACAATAGTGCGAAGCAGTATAGACATTGCAACAAGCAGTACAGTTGTTGAATTCCTCACAGAATTGGGATGTAGAATAGATTTTGAGTATATTGTACAGGGATACATGTTCCGAAAGGGTAGAATGAAAGTAACTGtagcaaaaatatttaaaatggTTCAAGTGAAAATACCGGATAATGTAGAACCCATATCTCAAAGCTACTTGGTCGAATTGAGCGTGCTTGCTCCACGTGGACAAGATGCAATAGCTGAAGACATGAGAATATTCGCCGAACAGTTAAGACCTTTAGTtcagcttgaaaaaattgattataaacGACTGAGTCATTAGGGGGTTTAGAATCAGTGTCCATAAATGAATCACTGATGAATAGTTCCTAATATACAATTGGGTACAATGTTGTCTTTTCAGATTTCAGTGTGCGAGAACTATATAGCAGAAATGATAATACATCGTAGTTCTCTTATTGCGAATTTTCAAGAGGAATCTTTATGCAAgtattatttcaatatttcctaCTGCAATGACCCATAgagattttttatattgtacTATTGGATATTTACATTTGAATCAGATCCATAAAATTAGAATGAATTTGTAAAGTATTGAACAAAGTCCAATAAAGATCCGACATCGATGCTACAATTAGTCATGTTATGATACAGAAACTACTAATTTTTAACTCTTCGAATGAAGTaaagtattttaaaataatgaataagTACTCGCAACTGAAATTGAACTCAATCTCATTTTTAAATCTCCAACACCTACCGAACTCAATAAA
Proteins encoded in this region:
- the MED18 gene encoding mediator of RNA polymerase II transcription subunit 18; protein product: MASQISTAMDSLNAAVKSNIIPNQEYLLQGSVMDSAVEVLLQRLRGLCDNVDSRPETFRDHEMCFSIRRGPPPEQPLSLRVRRALDHQDMPWQLRYIGQPELGDKSRPTIVRSSIDIATSSTVVEFLTELGCRIDFEYIVQGYMFRKGRMKVTVAKIFKMVQVKIPDNVEPISQSYLVELSVLAPRGQDAIAEDMRIFAEQLRPLVQLEKIDYKRLSH